One Paraburkholderia caffeinilytica DNA segment encodes these proteins:
- the cobG gene encoding precorrin-3B synthase, with amino-acid sequence MSVLNQASPSTALPDAALALRPSACPGLLRIVAARDGGLCRIRLPGGELSAAQAAVVADVSEEHAAGVIELTNRANLQVRGVRSGHEAALIAALVDAGLGPIGTIRATGAADAESLLLAISTDTSDTPRIVAANASNTRSATAQHAAGSISASAADDVRNVMVSPTAGRDPFALFDTRPLCVELLALLQSDARFVALSPKFALLLDGGERLARLDHPHDVWLAATQAEDGVRFVFGLAGCPPVVGDANTGALAAVLPVQVAGLVRALLHTFLDLAAPDATRMRHLLAQQSVDALLQHAQTYVDFPLSRDTSLAHWQRSTPADAALRLGAHAQRVAGMRHVGGQPPLGRLDADTLRGLAALSQQQGNGTLRMTPWQSVLLPDIAAHAAPAVLAEMNALGLACDPSQRVTHLIACTGSTGCAKSLADTKADALLLANRLPEGVDVHLSGCPRSCAAAHCAPYTLLAAAPGIYDLFRRDGAPGFGSCIAHQLTIEQAADMLDPLAHPARSPSDA; translated from the coding sequence GTGTCCGTCTTGAATCAAGCTTCGCCCTCCACTGCTTTGCCCGACGCGGCCCTGGCGCTGCGGCCCTCGGCGTGTCCGGGGCTGCTGCGCATTGTCGCCGCACGCGACGGCGGGCTTTGCCGGATCAGGTTGCCCGGCGGCGAGCTGAGCGCGGCGCAAGCCGCGGTAGTCGCCGACGTGAGCGAGGAGCATGCGGCCGGTGTGATCGAGTTGACCAATCGCGCGAATTTGCAGGTGCGGGGCGTGCGAAGCGGGCATGAAGCGGCGTTGATCGCCGCGTTGGTCGATGCGGGGCTCGGGCCGATTGGGACGATCAGGGCGACCGGTGCAGCAGATGCTGAGAGCTTGCTGCTCGCGATCTCGACGGATACTTCTGACACGCCCCGGATCGTCGCAGCGAACGCTTCAAATACGCGATCGGCAACCGCACAACACGCTGCCGGCTCGATTTCAGCATCCGCTGCGGACGATGTGCGCAATGTGATGGTGAGCCCGACTGCCGGACGCGACCCATTTGCACTGTTCGACACGAGGCCCCTTTGCGTCGAACTGCTCGCCTTGCTGCAATCCGATGCTCGTTTCGTGGCGCTATCGCCCAAATTCGCGCTTTTGCTCGATGGTGGCGAGCGTCTTGCCAGACTGGATCATCCGCACGATGTCTGGCTGGCGGCAACACAAGCTGAAGACGGCGTGCGATTTGTGTTTGGATTGGCGGGTTGCCCACCTGTGGTGGGCGACGCGAACACAGGCGCCCTCGCCGCCGTGCTCCCCGTGCAAGTCGCGGGTCTGGTCCGTGCGCTGCTACACACGTTCCTCGACCTGGCCGCACCGGATGCCACACGCATGCGCCACCTGCTTGCCCAGCAGTCCGTCGACGCGCTGTTACAGCACGCTCAAACGTATGTCGATTTCCCGCTGTCACGCGACACGTCGCTCGCGCACTGGCAACGCAGCACGCCTGCCGATGCCGCGCTCAGACTCGGCGCGCACGCACAGCGAGTCGCTGGCATGCGGCACGTAGGCGGCCAACCGCCGCTCGGACGCCTCGACGCCGACACCTTGCGCGGCCTCGCCGCGCTCTCGCAACAGCAAGGCAACGGCACGTTGCGCATGACGCCCTGGCAAAGCGTGCTACTGCCCGATATCGCGGCCCATGCCGCGCCCGCCGTGCTCGCTGAAATGAACGCGCTAGGTCTTGCCTGCGATCCGTCACAACGCGTTACGCACCTGATCGCCTGCACCGGTTCCACAGGCTGCGCCAAAAGCCTCGCCGACACCAAAGCGGACGCGCTGCTGCTGGCGAATCGCTTACCCGAGGGCGTCGATGTCCATCTGAGCGGCTGTCCGCGCTCGTGCGCCGCCGCCCATTGCGCGCCGTACACGCTGCTGGCCGCGGCGCCCGGCATCTACGACCTTTTTCGCCGCGATGGCGCGCCGGGTTTCGGCTCGTGCATCGCGCACCAACTCACGATCGAACAGGCCGCCGACATGCTCGACCCATTGGCACATCCGGCCCGGAGCCCCTCAGATGCTTGA
- the cbiE gene encoding precorrin-6y C5,15-methyltransferase (decarboxylating) subunit CbiE, with translation MPAWLTVVGMGDDGFAGLGRPARRALLEASVVYGGERHLAMLPTRLAARRAAWPKPFDLAPLLAERTGSVCVLASGDPMLFGVGATLARHLPAGELRVLPAPSSLSLAAARLGWPLQDVATVSLVGRPLPTLNAYLHDGARVFVLSADGRTPAALAELLNARGFGATRMTVLEHLGGNLERHIDGRADQWPAGEVAALNLIALECRATEGAPRLPLTAGLPDDAFRHDGQLTKRDVRAITLARLAPTPGELLWDVGAGSGSIGIEWMRAHPTCRAIAIEGHAERQRFIEHNRDALGVPGLQLVAGRAPDALEGLAVPDAVFIGGGVTVPGVLDACWARLRDGGRLVANAVTLQGEAALAAWREQHGGTLTRIALADAQPLGGFDTWRQALPITLLEVTKLASSTSGTYGTNDTSGTSGTSGTSCNNATSTSTSSADSPPHP, from the coding sequence ATGCCGGCGTGGCTGACCGTGGTGGGCATGGGCGATGACGGCTTCGCCGGTTTGGGGAGGCCCGCGCGGCGTGCTTTGCTGGAGGCGTCGGTGGTCTACGGCGGCGAACGGCATCTGGCGATGCTGCCCACGCGTCTCGCCGCGCGCCGTGCGGCATGGCCGAAGCCGTTCGATCTCGCGCCTTTGCTGGCGGAGCGTACGGGGTCCGTGTGCGTGCTGGCGAGTGGGGACCCGATGCTGTTCGGCGTCGGCGCGACCTTGGCGCGGCACTTGCCGGCCGGCGAATTGCGGGTGCTGCCCGCGCCGTCGTCGTTGTCGCTGGCGGCCGCGCGGCTTGGCTGGCCGTTGCAGGACGTCGCCACGGTGTCGCTGGTCGGGCGGCCGTTACCGACACTGAATGCCTATTTGCACGACGGCGCGCGCGTCTTCGTGCTGAGCGCGGACGGGCGCACGCCCGCTGCGCTGGCCGAACTGCTGAACGCGCGCGGTTTCGGCGCGACGCGGATGACCGTGCTGGAACATTTGGGCGGAAATCTCGAGCGGCACATCGATGGCCGTGCGGACCAGTGGCCCGCGGGCGAAGTGGCCGCGCTGAATCTGATCGCGCTTGAATGCCGTGCAACGGAAGGCGCCCCGCGTTTGCCGTTGACCGCCGGCTTGCCCGACGACGCCTTTCGCCACGACGGTCAGCTGACCAAACGCGACGTCCGCGCGATCACGCTGGCGCGCCTCGCGCCGACGCCCGGCGAATTGCTATGGGATGTGGGTGCGGGCAGTGGCTCGATCGGCATCGAATGGATGCGCGCGCACCCGACATGCCGCGCGATTGCGATCGAAGGGCACGCGGAGCGGCAGCGGTTCATCGAGCACAATCGCGATGCGTTGGGTGTGCCGGGTTTGCAACTGGTGGCCGGGCGCGCGCCCGATGCGCTGGAGGGATTGGCTGTGCCGGACGCCGTGTTCATCGGCGGCGGGGTGACGGTGCCGGGCGTGCTCGACGCCTGCTGGGCGCGTTTGCGCGACGGCGGACGTCTGGTCGCCAACGCCGTGACCTTGCAAGGCGAAGCCGCGCTGGCCGCGTGGCGTGAGCAGCACGGCGGCACGTTGACGCGCATCGCGCTGGCCGACGCGCAACCGCTTGGCGGCTTCGATACGTGGCGGCAGGCGTTGCCGATCACGCTGCTGGAAGTCACGAAGCTGGCCAGCAGCACGAGCGGCACGTACGGTACGAATGACACAAGCGGCACAAGCGGCACAAGCGGCACCTCATGCAATAACGCCACATCCACGTCCACCAGTTCAGCCGACTCCCCACCCCACCCGTAA
- a CDS encoding cobalt-precorrin-5B (C(1))-methyltransferase, whose translation MREETPEQPAPLRSGYTTGSCATATSLAAARLLLAGIVSEVAEIVLPKGQHVPMPLVFCRLTADGAEAGTVKDAGDDPDVTHGAIVFARVRLCAEPGVIFRAGPGVGTVTRAGLTLPVGEPAINPVPRKMMTEHLTELAAEHGYSGGFEVTIGVEGGEALALKTMNPRLGILGGLSILGTTGIVRPFSCSAYIASIHQGIDVARANGYLHLAACTGNASEDAMRAHYGLPDIALIEMGDFVGAVLKHMKRAPVERLSVCGGFGKLSKLAAGHLDLHSRNSSIDLERLATWAAENGADDTLQAAILAANTSQQAVALAHAQQVPLGDIVCRHALAVARAIVPPQVAVEMFAIDRQGNLIGVAR comes from the coding sequence ATGCGCGAAGAAACCCCCGAACAGCCCGCGCCGCTGCGCAGCGGCTACACGACCGGCAGTTGCGCCACCGCGACGTCGCTCGCGGCCGCGCGCCTGTTGCTCGCGGGTATCGTCAGCGAGGTCGCGGAGATCGTGTTGCCGAAGGGCCAGCATGTGCCGATGCCCCTGGTGTTCTGCCGGCTGACCGCCGACGGCGCGGAAGCGGGCACGGTAAAGGACGCCGGCGACGACCCCGACGTGACGCACGGCGCAATCGTATTCGCCCGCGTGCGCCTGTGTGCGGAACCGGGGGTGATATTCCGCGCGGGGCCGGGCGTCGGCACGGTGACGCGCGCCGGCCTCACGCTGCCGGTCGGCGAACCGGCCATCAATCCGGTGCCGCGCAAGATGATGACCGAGCATCTGACCGAGCTGGCGGCGGAGCATGGATACAGCGGCGGCTTCGAAGTGACGATCGGCGTCGAAGGCGGCGAAGCGCTCGCACTGAAAACGATGAACCCGCGCCTGGGCATTCTCGGCGGCCTGTCGATTCTCGGCACTACCGGCATCGTGCGGCCGTTCTCGTGCTCGGCCTATATCGCGTCGATTCATCAGGGCATCGACGTCGCGCGTGCCAACGGTTACCTGCATCTCGCCGCCTGCACCGGCAACGCAAGCGAAGACGCGATGCGCGCGCACTACGGTCTGCCGGATATCGCGCTGATCGAAATGGGCGACTTTGTCGGCGCGGTGCTCAAGCATATGAAGCGCGCGCCGGTCGAGCGCCTGAGCGTGTGCGGCGGCTTCGGCAAACTCAGCAAGCTGGCAGCCGGGCATCTCGATCTGCATAGCCGGAATTCGAGCATCGATCTGGAACGGCTGGCAACGTGGGCTGCCGAGAATGGCGCTGACGACACGTTGCAGGCGGCGATTCTCGCCGCCAATACGAGTCAGCAGGCCGTCGCGTTGGCGCACGCGCAGCAGGTGCCGCTCGGCGACATCGTCTGCCGGCATGCGCTCGCTGTCGCGCGCGCGATCGTGCCGCCGCAGGTCGCCGTCGAAATGTTCGCGATCGACCGCCAGGGCAATCTGATCGGAGTCGCGCGATGA
- a CDS encoding cobalt-precorrin-6A reductase, whose translation MTRILLLGGTGDALRIARQLGSGHVYSLAGLGKVPEDLSCEVRVGGFGGSEGMTRYIESERIGLVIDATHPYAARISANAAKASGALRVPCWALRRAGWQPQAGDDWRMVGDWAELSAALAAFRRPLFTLGREPLAHLDEIPPQQFWTVRCLDAHEANPRARILAARGPFTLEGERALFDAEAFDVVVSKNSGGSATEAKLEVARERGLPVVMLRRPELPTVDREFADVAGLLEALRVLPQVARA comes from the coding sequence ATGACGCGGATCCTGCTGCTCGGCGGCACCGGCGACGCCTTGCGGATCGCGAGACAACTCGGCTCCGGGCACGTGTACAGCCTCGCGGGCCTCGGCAAGGTGCCGGAGGATTTGTCGTGCGAGGTGCGCGTGGGCGGCTTCGGTGGCAGCGAAGGCATGACGCGCTATATCGAGAGCGAACGCATTGGCCTCGTCATCGATGCGACGCATCCGTATGCCGCGCGGATCAGCGCCAATGCCGCGAAAGCGAGTGGCGCGCTGCGTGTGCCGTGCTGGGCATTGCGTCGCGCGGGCTGGCAGCCGCAGGCCGGCGACGACTGGCGCATGGTCGGCGATTGGGCCGAACTCTCGGCCGCGCTCGCCGCGTTCAGGCGGCCACTGTTCACGCTCGGCCGCGAACCGCTCGCGCATCTCGACGAAATCCCACCGCAGCAGTTCTGGACGGTGCGCTGTCTCGACGCGCATGAAGCCAATCCACGCGCGCGGATTCTGGCGGCGCGCGGCCCGTTTACGCTCGAAGGCGAGCGAGCGCTGTTCGACGCGGAAGCATTCGATGTCGTCGTCAGCAAGAACAGCGGCGGCAGCGCCACCGAGGCGAAACTCGAGGTCGCACGCGAGCGCGGCTTGCCGGTCGTCATGCTGAGGCGTCCTGAGCTACCCACGGTGGATCGCGAGTTTGCAGACGTGGCCGGCTTGCTGGAAGCATTGCGAGTCCTGCCTCAAGTGGCGCGTGCATGA
- the cobM gene encoding precorrin-4 C(11)-methyltransferase: MTVFFIGAGPGDPELITVKGQRLVRDCPVILYAGSLVPAAVLEGHRAEQVVNTAELDLDQIVALLKAAHDKGQHVARVHSGDPSLYGAIGEQIRRLRELGIPYEIVPGVTATAACAATLGCELTLPNISQTLILTRFASKTTMPEGERLADLARHRATMAIHLGVRHLARIVDELRPHYGGECPIAVIYRASWPDEEKITGTLDDIVGKVQSTNIERTALILVGQVLAAEGFAESTLYAKGG; the protein is encoded by the coding sequence ATGACGGTGTTTTTTATCGGCGCGGGTCCCGGCGACCCGGAACTGATCACGGTGAAGGGGCAGCGCCTCGTGCGCGATTGCCCGGTGATCCTGTACGCCGGCTCGCTGGTGCCGGCCGCTGTGTTGGAGGGGCATCGCGCTGAACAGGTCGTGAATACCGCCGAACTCGACCTCGATCAGATCGTCGCGTTGCTCAAGGCGGCACACGACAAAGGCCAGCACGTGGCCCGCGTGCATTCCGGCGACCCGTCGTTGTACGGGGCGATCGGCGAGCAGATCCGCAGACTTCGCGAACTCGGTATTCCCTACGAGATCGTGCCCGGCGTGACGGCCACCGCGGCATGCGCGGCGACGCTCGGCTGCGAACTCACGTTGCCCAATATTTCGCAGACGCTGATTCTCACGCGCTTCGCGAGCAAAACGACGATGCCGGAGGGCGAACGACTCGCCGACCTCGCAAGGCATCGCGCGACGATGGCGATCCACCTCGGCGTGCGCCATCTCGCGCGCATCGTCGACGAATTGCGGCCGCATTACGGCGGTGAGTGCCCGATCGCGGTGATCTATCGCGCGAGCTGGCCGGATGAAGAAAAGATCACCGGCACGCTCGACGATATCGTCGGCAAAGTGCAGTCCACCAACATCGAGCGGACTGCGCTGATCCTGGTGGGACAGGTGTTGGCCGCCGAAGGATTCGCGGAGTCGACGTTGTACGCGAAAGGCGGCTGA
- a CDS encoding alpha/beta hydrolase family protein: MFRRYCAAFLCAAALWPVAAAPADQAAWHVGEATRVFHPAVARHWRGARTQALVTNIWYPADPALPEVAHEIGVPAHPLFHGHPAVVSAPLSGARAQYPLLVLSHGTGGSADSLDWLASALAAEGYIVAGANHPGNNALEPLTRDGFLLWWERATDASEVLDGVLADPMLGPHVDRDRIGAVGFSLGGYTVLELAGARTNLPAFERFCASPQADAICHPPEAARLHEDPQALALALATPSPEAKASRAHAGDSYRDPRVKAVFAIAPALGEAFDNTSFADVAIPVSLLAGEADVTAPVDTNIHRIAGFMPKARVTMVPGAAHYTFLDTCLPAGVERLATLCKDNPGVDRDAVHAQTAQRAIDFFAATLPAGGS; this comes from the coding sequence ATGTTTCGTCGTTACTGTGCCGCCTTCCTATGCGCGGCTGCGTTGTGGCCGGTGGCGGCCGCGCCGGCAGATCAGGCCGCCTGGCATGTGGGCGAAGCGACGCGCGTCTTTCATCCCGCTGTGGCTCGTCATTGGCGCGGGGCGCGGACGCAGGCCCTCGTGACGAACATCTGGTATCCGGCCGATCCGGCACTTCCGGAGGTCGCGCACGAGATTGGCGTGCCCGCTCATCCGCTTTTCCACGGGCATCCGGCCGTCGTGAGTGCGCCGCTGTCCGGCGCGCGCGCCCAATATCCGCTGCTTGTCCTGTCACACGGTACCGGCGGCAGCGCGGACAGTCTCGACTGGCTGGCATCGGCGCTGGCCGCTGAAGGCTACATTGTTGCCGGCGCCAATCATCCGGGTAACAACGCGCTTGAGCCGCTAACCCGCGACGGCTTCCTGCTCTGGTGGGAGCGCGCCACGGACGCCAGCGAAGTGCTCGACGGCGTGCTCGCCGACCCGATGCTGGGTCCGCACGTCGACCGCGACCGGATCGGCGCCGTGGGCTTCTCGCTCGGTGGGTATACGGTTCTTGAACTGGCGGGCGCGCGCACCAATTTGCCGGCATTCGAGCGCTTCTGCGCGTCGCCGCAGGCCGATGCCATCTGTCATCCGCCGGAAGCCGCCAGACTTCACGAGGACCCGCAAGCGCTTGCCCTGGCGCTCGCCACGCCGTCACCGGAGGCGAAGGCGTCACGCGCGCACGCCGGCGACTCGTACCGCGACCCGCGCGTCAAGGCGGTCTTTGCGATCGCGCCGGCGCTGGGCGAGGCCTTCGACAACACCTCGTTCGCCGACGTCGCCATTCCCGTGTCGCTGCTCGCGGGCGAGGCCGACGTGACCGCGCCGGTGGACACCAACATTCACCGCATCGCGGGCTTTATGCCGAAGGCCAGGGTCACGATGGTGCCGGGTGCGGCGCACTACACCTTTCTCGACACCTGTCTGCCTGCGGGAGTCGAACGTCTTGCGACCCTTTGCAAGGACAATCCGGGCGTCGATCGCGACGCCGTCCATGCGCAGACGGCCCAACGGGCAATCGATTTTTTCGCCGCCACGTTGCCAGCGGGTGGTTCCTGA
- a CDS encoding MDR family MFS transporter, whose amino-acid sequence MSRSPQSSRPLVIAAVMASMAMVAIEATIVSTAMPQIVAQLGDLHLYSWVFSSFLLTQTAMTVVFGKLADLYGRKPIVLAGIAIFLLGSVLAGFAWSMPAMIVFRLIQGVGAGAIQPVTLTIVADLYPARERGKVQGYLASVWAISAVVGPMVGGFIIHNLSWAWIFWMNVPIGLASAAGFIAFLRESERHARPSIDFAGAALFMAAIAALMMALTYAGDDEIARATLAGGAFLLCLLVFVFQERRAAEPMISFALWSRRPIAACNAATLLSGMILMGSTTFLPMYVQGVLHGSPVVAGLALTMMMVGWPVGATLAAKSFHRIGLRRILVGGSAFIPIGAVLLLFLQPGGSPLIAAFGSLIMGFGMGTSSVSSLVLIQEIVKMDERGSATASNLFSRNLGSTLGATLFGAVLNFGLSHSKDVAVVTSDQLKALLQNQVASLADSDMIRMVLHHSLHLTFVSIFAIAIFVVVLLGFVPAINIGPAKQVPLEALSPLED is encoded by the coding sequence ATGTCCCGCAGCCCGCAATCGTCGCGTCCTTTAGTCATTGCCGCCGTGATGGCCTCCATGGCGATGGTCGCCATCGAAGCCACCATCGTTTCCACCGCCATGCCGCAGATCGTCGCGCAGCTCGGCGACCTGCATCTGTATAGCTGGGTCTTTTCGTCGTTCCTGCTCACGCAAACGGCGATGACCGTGGTGTTCGGCAAGCTCGCCGATCTGTATGGGCGCAAGCCGATCGTGCTCGCGGGCATCGCGATCTTTCTGCTCGGCTCGGTGCTGGCCGGCTTCGCCTGGTCGATGCCGGCCATGATCGTGTTCCGCCTGATTCAGGGCGTGGGCGCGGGCGCGATCCAGCCGGTCACGCTGACCATCGTCGCCGACCTCTATCCGGCGCGCGAGCGCGGCAAGGTGCAAGGCTATCTCGCCAGCGTGTGGGCCATCTCGGCGGTGGTCGGGCCGATGGTGGGCGGCTTCATCATCCACAACCTGTCGTGGGCGTGGATCTTCTGGATGAACGTGCCGATCGGCCTTGCGTCGGCCGCCGGCTTCATCGCGTTCCTGCGCGAATCGGAGCGGCACGCGCGTCCGTCGATCGATTTCGCGGGCGCGGCGCTTTTCATGGCGGCGATCGCGGCGCTGATGATGGCGCTGACCTACGCCGGCGACGACGAGATCGCCAGGGCCACGCTCGCGGGCGGCGCGTTCCTGCTGTGCCTGCTGGTGTTCGTGTTCCAGGAGCGCCGCGCGGCCGAGCCGATGATCTCGTTCGCGCTCTGGAGCCGCCGGCCGATTGCCGCGTGCAACGCCGCGACCCTGCTGTCCGGCATGATCCTGATGGGCTCGACGACCTTCCTGCCGATGTACGTCCAGGGCGTGTTGCACGGCTCGCCGGTGGTCGCCGGCCTTGCGCTCACGATGATGATGGTGGGCTGGCCGGTGGGCGCGACGCTCGCGGCGAAATCATTTCACCGCATCGGCCTGCGGCGCATTCTGGTCGGCGGCAGCGCGTTCATACCGATTGGCGCAGTGCTGCTGCTGTTCCTGCAGCCTGGCGGCTCGCCGCTCATCGCGGCGTTCGGTTCGCTCATCATGGGCTTCGGCATGGGCACCTCGAGCGTCAGTTCGCTGGTGCTGATCCAGGAGATCGTCAAGATGGACGAGCGCGGCAGCGCCACCGCGTCGAACCTCTTTTCGCGCAATCTCGGCAGCACGCTGGGCGCGACACTGTTCGGCGCGGTGCTCAACTTCGGGCTGAGTCACTCGAAGGACGTCGCCGTGGTCACGTCCGATCAGCTGAAGGCCCTGTTGCAGAATCAGGTGGCGAGTCTCGCCGACAGCGACATGATCCGCATGGTGTTGCATCACTCGCTGCACCTCACCTTCGTCTCGATCTTCGCGATTGCGATTTTTGTGGTCGTGCTGCTGGGCTTCGTGCCGGCGATCAACATCGGGCCGGCGAAGCAGGTGCCGCTTGAAGCGTTATCGCCGCTCGAGGACTGA
- a CDS encoding DUF1488 domain-containing protein: MRIEFTGRREVVAAARVAFEANVDGADVWCSVSLDALNDHFGNEGPSAHNLVGTFEANRTRIENAARRVLEKNGGRSVELETGDFN; the protein is encoded by the coding sequence ATGAGGATCGAATTCACCGGACGCCGTGAAGTGGTGGCAGCGGCGCGCGTCGCCTTCGAAGCCAATGTCGATGGAGCCGACGTCTGGTGCAGCGTGTCGCTGGACGCGTTGAACGACCATTTCGGCAACGAGGGGCCGTCGGCCCACAATCTGGTCGGGACCTTCGAGGCCAATCGCACGCGGATTGAAAATGCTGCGCGGCGGGTCCTCGAGAAAAACGGGGGACGATCCGTGGAGCTCGAAACCGGGGATTTCAACTGA
- a CDS encoding carbonic anhydrase, translating to MQEIIEGFVRFQREVFPQQSALFKRLSIAQNPRTLFVTCSDSRVVPELLTQVEPGALFVIRNAGNIVPSYGPEPGGVSATVEYAVAVLGVRDIVICGHSNCGAMTAICTCKNLDHLPAVAGWLRHADAAKAINASRTYASDAERLDALVKDNVMAQLANIRTHPSVALGLVNKTLRLHGWIFEIESGAMLALDGRTGQFLPLVDNPDIYVV from the coding sequence GTGCAGGAAATCATAGAAGGATTCGTCCGCTTTCAACGCGAAGTCTTCCCGCAACAGAGCGCATTGTTCAAACGTTTGTCGATTGCGCAAAATCCGCGCACGCTGTTCGTGACCTGCTCGGACAGCCGTGTCGTTCCCGAACTGTTGACGCAGGTGGAGCCCGGCGCGCTGTTCGTGATCCGCAACGCGGGCAACATCGTGCCGTCTTACGGTCCCGAGCCGGGCGGCGTGTCGGCCACCGTCGAATACGCGGTGGCGGTGCTCGGCGTGCGCGATATCGTGATTTGCGGCCACTCCAATTGCGGCGCGATGACGGCGATCTGCACGTGCAAGAACCTAGACCATCTGCCGGCCGTGGCGGGCTGGCTCCGCCACGCCGACGCGGCGAAAGCGATCAACGCGTCGCGAACCTATGCGTCCGATGCCGAGCGTCTCGACGCGCTGGTCAAAGACAACGTGATGGCTCAACTCGCGAACATTCGCACGCATCCGTCGGTGGCCCTGGGTCTCGTGAACAAGACGCTGCGGCTGCACGGCTGGATTTTCGAAATCGAAAGCGGCGCGATGCTCGCGCTCGATGGGCGCACAGGGCAGTTTTTGCCCTTGGTGGACAACCCCGACATTTATGTTGTCTAG
- a CDS encoding type 1 glutamine amidotransferase domain-containing protein, with translation MKILVVLTSHDQLGNTGRKTGFWLEEFAAPYYVFKDAGVAMTLASPKGGQPPLDPKSDDPDAQTDATRRFRKDADAQAVLANTAQLSTVSAADYDAVFYPGGHGPLWDLAEDKHSIALIEALHAAGKPVSAVCHAPGVLRHAKGPDETPLVRDKPVTGFANSEEAAVGLTDVVPFLVEDMLKKSGARYSKGPDWQSHVVVAGNLITGQNPASSEAAAKALLAKLGVT, from the coding sequence ATGAAGATTCTGGTGGTACTGACTTCACATGACCAGCTCGGCAATACGGGCCGGAAAACCGGCTTCTGGCTCGAAGAATTTGCCGCACCGTATTACGTGTTCAAGGATGCCGGCGTCGCAATGACGCTCGCTTCGCCCAAAGGCGGCCAGCCGCCGCTCGACCCGAAGAGCGACGACCCCGACGCGCAGACCGACGCCACCCGGCGATTCAGAAAGGATGCGGACGCGCAAGCCGTGTTGGCGAATACCGCGCAGCTTTCGACTGTGTCGGCTGCGGACTATGACGCGGTGTTCTATCCGGGTGGCCATGGTCCGCTATGGGATCTCGCCGAGGACAAGCATTCCATCGCCCTGATCGAAGCGCTCCATGCCGCCGGGAAACCGGTCAGTGCGGTTTGCCATGCACCCGGTGTGCTACGCCATGCAAAGGGGCCGGACGAGACGCCACTCGTGCGCGATAAACCCGTGACCGGCTTTGCCAATTCCGAAGAAGCGGCGGTCGGTCTCACGGACGTCGTGCCATTCCTCGTCGAAGACATGTTGAAGAAGAGCGGCGCCAGGTATTCGAAAGGGCCGGATTGGCAGTCGCATGTGGTGGTCGCGGGCAATCTGATTACGGGGCAGAATCCCGCGTCGTCGGAAGCCGCGGCCAAAGCGCTGCTCGCGAAACTCGGCGTGACCTGA